The Rhodospirillaceae bacterium nucleotide sequence CAGACGATGATCTGGGGACGCGCGAAGCTGCGACGGTTGTTATGCACCTTGCGGATGAAATGCTTGATCATCTCTTCGGCAACTTCGAAATCGGCGATGACGCCGTCGCGCAAGGGGCGGATCGCCTGGATGTTGCCGGGCGTGCGGCCCAGCATCAGCTTGGCCTCGTCGCCCACGGCGAGCACATGCTTCTTGCCCTTCACGTCGGCGATGGCGACGACCGACGGCTCGTTTAGCACGATGCCACGGCCCTTGACGTAAACCAGCGTGTTTGCAGTACCGAGGTCGATCGCCATATCGGCGGAGAACATGCCCATCAACTTCGAAAACATCAGTACCACCTGCTTGCCGCACCGCGCGGCGTTATTGTTCTTACCGGCATGCCCGTTACAGCCTGCTCGGGATCAGACATATTGCAATTCCTTGGCCTGCATTCCCCTGGTGCAAATCGCGCGCTGCCGGCAGATACCTTGGCGACGCCCTGATCTATCGGGAATATTCCTTGGTTTTGTCATGCCTTACTGGCCCGAAACGCACCCGACTCCGGAAGTCTGCGCGATCCGATCCGGGCTTGCTTTTACCGCCCGCATGTAACCGGGACAAGAGGATTTGTAATGGAATTCCAAACGAGTGCCGGGCATTTTGGAAAATCGAGGTGCGGATGCTGGCCCGGTCCCGGCAAAATCACCTGTGCATCACAAGGCGCCGGACGGCCAACTTACCCATGCCAACGCTGAACCTTGGCCGCAAAGCCGCCCTGGAGGGCTCGCTGTCGCGGGCAATTACCGTAAAAATTGCCCTATTTCCCGGCCGACTGACGGCACCTCCAAGGGCGGCCGGCATGTCGCTCAATGGCCGAAAAACAAAAGGACGGTTCCGATGGAACCGTCCTTGTCCTTGAGCGCAACCCGGCAGTCGCTTAATTCTTGGTCTTGTCGACCAGGCGGTTCTTGCCGATCCAGGGCATCATGGCGCGGAGCTTGGCGCCTACTTCTTCGATGCCGGCTTCGGCCTGACGGCGACGGGTCGCCTTGAAGCTCGGCTGACCGGCCGCGTTCTCCAGAACGAAGTCGCGCACAAAGCGGCCCGACTGGATGTCCTCGAGGACCCGCTTCATTTCCTTCTTGGTCTCTTCGGTGACGATGCGGCCACCGGTCACGTAGTCGCCGTATTCGGCGGTGTTCGAGATCGAGTAGCGCATGTTGGCGATGCCGCCTTCATAGATCAGGTCGACGATCAGCTTCACCTCGTGGAGGCACTCGAAATAGGCCATTTCCGGCGCATAACCGGCTTCGACCAGGGTTTCATAACCGGCCTGGATGAGGGCTACGAGACCGCCGCACAGCACGACCTGCTCGCCGAACAGATCGGTTTCGCATTCCTCGCGGAAGTTGGTCTCGATGACGCCCGAACGGCCACCGCCGATGGCGCTGGCATAGGAGATGGCAAGCTCAAGCGCATTGCCGCTGGGGTTCTGCGCGACGGCCACGAGGCAGGGGACACCGCCGCCCTTCACATATTCGCCGCGCACAGTGTGACCCGGGCCCTTCGGCGCGATCATGACGACGTCGAGATCGGGACGCGGCTCAATGAGCTTAAAATGGATGTTGAGGCCGTGGGCGAAAGCAAGTGCCGCACCCTGGCGCATGTTCGGCGCCAGATCCTCGGCATAGAGCTTCGCCTGCAATTCGTCGGGCGTCAGGATCATGATGAGGTCGGCCCACTTCGCCGCCTCGACCGGGCTCATGACCTGCAGGCCCTGCGAGGTTGCCTTGGCTTCCGACGCGGAGCCCTTGCGCAAAGCCACGCGCACGTCCTTGACGCCACTGTCTTTGAGGTTGAGCGCATGGGCATGGCCCTGGCTGCCGAACCCGACCACGGCAATCTTCTTGCCCTTGATCAGGTTCACATCGGCGTCACGATCGTAATAAACACGCATGGTCTTTCCCTTTCAGTAAAACAAGTCAGCTCCAGCTTTCGGGCCGGACGATTAGTTGGCTTCGCTGCCGCGCTTCATGGCGACGATCCCGGTACGCGACACGTCAGCCAGGCCCAAGGGCTTCATCAGGCCGATAAAAGCATTGAGCTTCTCAGTCGAGCCAGTCATCTCGAACACGAAGGATTCGATTGTCGCATCGACCACATGGGCGCGGAAGATGTCGGCGATGCGCAGCGCTTCGACGCGCTTATCGCCAATGCTCGCCACCTTGACCAGCGCCATTTCCCGTTCCAGCGAAGGTCCCTCGACCGTGAGGTCGGTCACGCTATGCACGGGCACCAGGCGCTGCAACTGGTTCTTGATCTGCTCGATGATCATTGGCGTGCCGGAGGTCACCACGGTGATGCGCGAGACATGCTGGTCGGCATCGACCTCGGCCACCGTCAGGCTCTCGATATTGTAGCCGCGGCCGGAAAAGAGGCCGATGACACGGGCGAGGACACCGGCTTCGTTGTCCACCAGCACCGACATCGTATGGCGTTCGATCATTGTATCTTTCACGTTTGTAGCCTCCCCGCTCAGCTTCATGCCACCGGCAATTCCGGTCGGCACGCCTGAGACAATTCCCAAACCACGACGCTTTGCATCACTCATGATCAGACCAGAACCATGCCCTCTTCCGAGACCGGCCGGGCAGACTGATCATCGGGACCAAGCAGCATTTCGTTATGCGGCGCGCCGGAAGGAATCATCGGGAAGCAGTTCTCCTTTTCATCGACGCAGCAATCGACCATGACCGGCCCCTTGATGTCGATCATCTGCTTGATGACGTCATCAAGTTCAGACGGCTTCGTGGCACGAAGGCCGGAGGCGCCGAAGGCTTCGGCAAGCTTCACGAAATCCGGCAGCGCATCGCTGTAGGATTCGGAATAGCGGCCGCCATGCAGCAATTCCTGCCACTGGCGCACCATGCCCATCCATTGATTGTTCAGGATAAAGATTTTCACGGGCAGCCGGTACTGCACCAGCGTCGCCATTTCCTGGATGTTCATCAGGATCGAAGCTTCGCCGGCGACATCGATCACCAGGGATTCCGGATGCGCCACCTGCACGCCATAGGCAGCCGGCAGGCCATAGCCCATGGTGCCGAGACCGCCCGAGGTCATCCAGCGATTGGGCTTCTCGAATTTCAGGAACTGGGCAGCCCACATCTGGTGCTGGCCAACTTCCGTCGAGATGTAGAAGTCCTTGTCCTTGATCGCCGCATAGAGCCGCTCAAGTGCAAACTGCGGTTTGATGATCGTGTCGTGCGGCTTGTATTTGAGGCAGTTGCGGCCGCGCCATTTGTTGATCTGGTCCCACCAGGTCGCCAGGGCCTTCTGGTCGGTCTTGATCTGACGCGCCTTCCAGATGCGCATCATCTCTTCGACCACATGCCCCACATCGCCCACGACCGGAATGTCGACGCGGACGCTCTTGTTTATCGAGCTCGGATCGATATCGACATGGATCTTCTTCGATCCCGGCGAGAAGGCGTTGAGGCGCCCGGTCACGCGATCGTCGAACCGCGCGCCGATATTGATCATGACGTCGCAGTCATGCATCGCATGGTTGGATTCGAACATGCCATGCATGCCGACCATGCCCAACGACAGCGGATCGGAGGCCGGGAAAGCGCCGAGACCCATCAAGGTCTGCGTGCAGGGAAAGCCCGTGAGGCGCACGAAATCGACCAGCATCTTGCAGGCCAGCGGACCCGAATTGACGCAGCCGCCACCGATATAGAACAGCGGGCGCTTGGCAGTCGCCATCAACTCGACGGCCTTCTCGACCTGCGCGCGGTCCGGCTTCTGCACCGGATTATAGGTGCGGTGACGCTGGCCGGCATGGTTGACATATTCGTACTTCGCCTGCTGCACATCCTTCGGCAGATCGAGCAGCACCGGGCCGGGCCGGCCGGAGCGGGCGACATAGAAGGCCTCATGGACCTTCCGCGACAAATCCTCGACCGACTTCACCAAGTAGTTATGCTTGGTGCAGGGCCGCGTGATGCCGGTGGTGTCGGCTTCCTGGAAGGCATCGTTGCCGATGAGATGCGTCGGCACCTGGCCGGTGAGGCAGACCAGCGGGATCGAATCCATCAGCGCATCGGTAAGGCCGGTGACCGCATTGGTGGCACCGGGGCCCGAGGTCACGAGGACCACACCGACCTTGCCGGTCGAGCGCGCATAACCCTCCGCCGCATGCACAGCCGCCTGCTCGTGCCGCACAAGAATGTGGCGCACCTTGTTCTGCTTGAAGAGCGCGTCATAGAGCGGCAATACGGCCCCGCCGGGGTAGCCGAAAATTACCTCAACCCCTTGATCAATCAGTGCTTTGACGATGATTTCCGCACCGGTGATAGGTTCTGCTGCCATGATCTGATCCTCAGGTTGCGCCCCCTTGGGCACAAGAAATTCCAATCGCAGGGCGAATTTCGCGCTGCGGTGGCCGGACCTTAGTGTCTGGTCCCTAAGGGGTCAACAGGAAATCGCGAATTTTGTGGCGCATTTCTGCCGTATAACTTTGCGAAAATTTCATAGCTGGTACGTCAGGCGATATAAAATATGCATCCGTGATTTGGTGGCGAAACCAGGTGAGTTGACGCTTGGCATAGCGGCGGGTCGCCTGCTGCGCTGCGGGGATCGCTGCTTGCAGGTCGGTGGCCCCTTGGACCACGGCTGCCAGCTCAGGATAACCCAGCGCTTTGCGGCCCCCGGCCACGGCCTGACCCGGCAGGCGTTCCGCCGCCGCGACCTCGGCCAGCGCGCCGCGATCGACCATGACTCTGAAACGCCCATCAACCGCCTCGTAAAGCGCTGCTCGATCCGGATTGATGACCAGCGTGAAGAAGCGATGCGCCGTCGGCGCCACGGGCGCTTGCGCCTGCCACCAGGAGAGCGGCTGGTCCGTCGCTGCCAGCACCTCCCAGGCCCGGGCGACGCGCTGCCGATCGGTCGGCTTTAGGCGCGCGGCACTGATTGGGTCCCGCTCCAGCAGCAACTCATGGACGGCTGGCGCGCCCTGCTCCGCCACCATCGTCCGGGCAGCGCTGCGGATGGCTTCGGGAATATCCGGCAAGGGGCTGAAACCCGTGATGAGTGCCCGCAAATAGAGCCCGGTGCCACCCACGAGGATCGGAACGCCACCACCTTCGATGACCTTACTTATCTCGGTGGCGGCAAGGTCTGCCCAGCGCCTTGCGTCGCAGGCGTCATCGAGATCGAGAAACCCGTAGAGGCGATGCGGCACGCTGGTGAGATCGGCCGGATCCGGCTGCGCCGTGAGGATGGGCAAGTCGCGATAGACCTGCATGGAATCCGCGTTGATGATAGTGCCGCCCAAGGATTCCGCCAGATCGAGCGCCAGGGCGGACTTGCCCGAGGCCGTAGGTCCCGCAAGCACAATGACGCGCCCAGCACCTGCCGGCTTGTCCTCTACAGCCCTTTCCTCTATACGCCCAACCGTCATGGAGCTCGTTCTCACCATCGTTTCAGCCACCGACAAGGCCCGCCTCGACCCGGTCAGGCTTGCCGGCATTGAGGCTGCTCTGTCCCGCGCCGGCGCCAAAGTCGCCGGTCCGGATTGGCTCGACCCCGGTTTTGCCTGCGATCTCGCGTTCACGGGCCTTGGTGCCACCAGCGCCCAGAATATCGCCCTGGCGATGCTGGGCGGCGATGCCGTCGATTGTTATGCCCAAGCCTCGGCCGGGCGCAAGAAGCAGCTTCTGCTCTGTGATATGGACGCCACCATCGTCACGGCCGAAACGCTCGACGATCTTTCGGTCTTTGCCACGAACAAGGCGGAGATCGACGCCCTCACCCAGAAATCCGTGAAAGGAGAGATCAATTTCACGCAGAGCCTGATTGCGCGGGTGGCGCTGCTTGCCGGCCTGACCGAGACCGAGTTCGCCGCCGCCTATGACAAGGTCGAAGTGTCGCCCGGCGCTGAGACCCTCATCCGCACCCTGCGGCGGGACGGTTGCTATACGGCCCTGGTATCGGGTGGCTTCCGCTATTTCACCAGCCGCGTCGCATCCCGGGTCGGTTTCGACATCGATATTTCGAACGATTTCGAATTCGAGGACGGCAAGACGACCGGCCGCCTGATACCGCCGATCGTCGATCCGGATGGCGAGTTCGGCAAGCTCGGCCGCCTGCGTCACCTCACCAGGGAATTGAACCTCGCGCCAGGGCAGACCGCGGCCATCGGTGACGGTTCCAACGACATCCCGATGCTGAGTGCAGCGTCCCTGGGCTGCGGCTATCGCGGCAAGGCCAAGGTCAAGGCAACCATCGGCTGCCAGCTGAACTACGCCGATCTCACCGGCCTGCTGTTTTATATGGGCTATCGTCGAGCTGAGTTCGTTCAGTAGCCGTGCGAGCTACTTCTTCCCGATCTTGACCGCGATCCATTGGAAATCGCCCTCACGATTGATCAGCAGCGTGACCAGACGATAGCCATTTTCCTGGGCCGACTTGACCCGGTCACGCACATCGCCGGGCACCACCACCGCCTTTTGGTCGACCTCGGCGATCACATCGCCAGGCCGCAGATCCTTCTCCGCCGCCGGACCATTCTCATCGACCGATAGAACAACGACGCCCTCGGCATCCTCCGGCAGCTCGAACCTTGCGCGCGCAGCGCCATCGATCTTGCCGACCTCCATGCCGAGAAGCTCGATCTTGTCACCCTTGTCGGGTGCCGCTTCAGGTTCGCCTTCCGGCTGGGTCGTCTGCAAGGCAGCTTCGGCCTGTTCGTCGAGTTCGCCCAGTTCCACGGTGACTGTCGTCTTGGCACCTTTGCGCCAGATCGAGACGGGCACCGATTTGCCGAATTGGGAATCCGCAACGAGGCGCGGCAGGGCCTTCATGTCGGCCACGTCACGACCATTGAACTCCAGGATAACGTCACCCTGCCGAATGCCGGCCTTGTCAGCTGGGCCACCGGCTGAGACGCTCGATACCAAGGCACCCTTGGCTTCAGGTAGCCGCAAGCCTTCCGCCAGTTCCGGGCTGACTGTCTGGATACGGACCCCCAACCAGCCACGTCGCGGATGGCCGAACTCCTTGATCTGGGCGATGACGCCCTTGGCAAGGTTGGAGGGGATCGAGAAGCCGATACCGACCGAACCGCCCGATGGCGAATAGATCGCTGAATTGATGCCGATCACCTCGCCATCCAGGTTGAACATCGGGCCGCCCGAATTGCCGCGGTTGATCGAGGCATCGGTCTGGATGAAGTCGTCATAGGGACCGGCGTTGATGTCGCGCTGGCGCGCCGAGACGATACCAGCCGTCACCGTGCCGCCCAGGCCGAACGGGTTGCCGATCGCCAGGACCCAATCGCCGATCCGCAACGCGTCGGAATTGCCCCAATTGACGGCCGGCAGCGGCGTCTTGGGTTCGACCTTCAGCAAGGCAAGATCGGTCTTTTCATCGCGCCCCACCAGCTTGGCCTTCAATTCCTCGTTGTCGTGGGTGATGACCGTGATTTCCTCGGCACCGTCGATCACATGATTGTTGGTGACGATGTAGCCGGTGGCATCAATGATGAACCCGGACCCCAAGGAGGTCGCCTTGCGTGGCTTGGGCCTTTCGCCATCCTGACGGTCCAGGAACTCCTTGAACATCTCATCAAGATCCTGGACCTGGCTGTCCGGCGAGACCATCTGCGTGGTTGAGATGTTCACGACGGCCGGCAGGGACTTCTCGGCAAGGTCGGCGAAGCTCTCCGGCGCTGAGCGCGCGGTGGCCAGTTTGAGGCCGGCCAGCATCGCCAGCAGCACCACCAACAGCGCCAACCCAAGGAGGCGGAGCTGGCCGATGCCGATCATCGGCCGCGCCACGGCAATTGCCCGGGTCTGTGCATGGTTCCGGTTTGTATGCATCGCCCTGTTCACCTCGTCATGATTGGCGCCAATGGT carries:
- the ilvC gene encoding ketol-acid reductoisomerase; its protein translation is MRVYYDRDADVNLIKGKKIAVVGFGSQGHAHALNLKDSGVKDVRVALRKGSASEAKATSQGLQVMSPVEAAKWADLIMILTPDELQAKLYAEDLAPNMRQGAALAFAHGLNIHFKLIEPRPDLDVVMIAPKGPGHTVRGEYVKGGGVPCLVAVAQNPSGNALELAISYASAIGGGRSGVIETNFREECETDLFGEQVVLCGGLVALIQAGYETLVEAGYAPEMAYFECLHEVKLIVDLIYEGGIANMRYSISNTAEYGDYVTGGRIVTEETKKEMKRVLEDIQSGRFVRDFVLENAAGQPSFKATRRRQAEAGIEEVGAKLRAMMPWIGKNRLVDKTKN
- the ilvN gene encoding acetolactate synthase small subunit, encoding MKLSGEATNVKDTMIERHTMSVLVDNEAGVLARVIGLFSGRGYNIESLTVAEVDADQHVSRITVVTSGTPMIIEQIKNQLQRLVPVHSVTDLTVEGPSLEREMALVKVASIGDKRVEALRIADIFRAHVVDATIESFVFEMTGSTEKLNAFIGLMKPLGLADVSRTGIVAMKRGSEAN
- a CDS encoding acetolactate synthase 3 large subunit; the protein is MAAEPITGAEIIVKALIDQGVEVIFGYPGGAVLPLYDALFKQNKVRHILVRHEQAAVHAAEGYARSTGKVGVVLVTSGPGATNAVTGLTDALMDSIPLVCLTGQVPTHLIGNDAFQEADTTGITRPCTKHNYLVKSVEDLSRKVHEAFYVARSGRPGPVLLDLPKDVQQAKYEYVNHAGQRHRTYNPVQKPDRAQVEKAVELMATAKRPLFYIGGGCVNSGPLACKMLVDFVRLTGFPCTQTLMGLGAFPASDPLSLGMVGMHGMFESNHAMHDCDVMINIGARFDDRVTGRLNAFSPGSKKIHVDIDPSSINKSVRVDIPVVGDVGHVVEEMMRIWKARQIKTDQKALATWWDQINKWRGRNCLKYKPHDTIIKPQFALERLYAAIKDKDFYISTEVGQHQMWAAQFLKFEKPNRWMTSGGLGTMGYGLPAAYGVQVAHPESLVIDVAGEASILMNIQEMATLVQYRLPVKIFILNNQWMGMVRQWQELLHGGRYSESYSDALPDFVKLAEAFGASGLRATKPSELDDVIKQMIDIKGPVMVDCCVDEKENCFPMIPSGAPHNEMLLGPDDQSARPVSEEGMVLV
- the miaA gene encoding tRNA (adenosine(37)-N6)-dimethylallyltransferase MiaA codes for the protein MTVGRIEERAVEDKPAGAGRVIVLAGPTASGKSALALDLAESLGGTIINADSMQVYRDLPILTAQPDPADLTSVPHRLYGFLDLDDACDARRWADLAATEISKVIEGGGVPILVGGTGLYLRALITGFSPLPDIPEAIRSAARTMVAEQGAPAVHELLLERDPISAARLKPTDRQRVARAWEVLAATDQPLSWWQAQAPVAPTAHRFFTLVINPDRAALYEAVDGRFRVMVDRGALAEVAAAERLPGQAVAGGRKALGYPELAAVVQGATDLQAAIPAAQQATRRYAKRQLTWFRHQITDAYFISPDVPAMKFSQSYTAEMRHKIRDFLLTP
- the serB gene encoding phosphoserine phosphatase SerB — its product is MELVLTIVSATDKARLDPVRLAGIEAALSRAGAKVAGPDWLDPGFACDLAFTGLGATSAQNIALAMLGGDAVDCYAQASAGRKKQLLLCDMDATIVTAETLDDLSVFATNKAEIDALTQKSVKGEINFTQSLIARVALLAGLTETEFAAAYDKVEVSPGAETLIRTLRRDGCYTALVSGGFRYFTSRVASRVGFDIDISNDFEFEDGKTTGRLIPPIVDPDGEFGKLGRLRHLTRELNLAPGQTAAIGDGSNDIPMLSAASLGCGYRGKAKVKATIGCQLNYADLTGLLFYMGYRRAEFVQ
- a CDS encoding DegQ family serine endoprotease, which codes for MIGIGQLRLLGLALLVVLLAMLAGLKLATARSAPESFADLAEKSLPAVVNISTTQMVSPDSQVQDLDEMFKEFLDRQDGERPKPRKATSLGSGFIIDATGYIVTNNHVIDGAEEITVITHDNEELKAKLVGRDEKTDLALLKVEPKTPLPAVNWGNSDALRIGDWVLAIGNPFGLGGTVTAGIVSARQRDINAGPYDDFIQTDASINRGNSGGPMFNLDGEVIGINSAIYSPSGGSVGIGFSIPSNLAKGVIAQIKEFGHPRRGWLGVRIQTVSPELAEGLRLPEAKGALVSSVSAGGPADKAGIRQGDVILEFNGRDVADMKALPRLVADSQFGKSVPVSIWRKGAKTTVTVELGELDEQAEAALQTTQPEGEPEAAPDKGDKIELLGMEVGKIDGAARARFELPEDAEGVVVLSVDENGPAAEKDLRPGDVIAEVDQKAVVVPGDVRDRVKSAQENGYRLVTLLINREGDFQWIAVKIGKK